The following is a genomic window from Variovorax paradoxus.
TGCCGCCGTGTCGCCGGGCGCCGCCACGCGGGCCTTGAGCGCCACGGCGGCGTTGTCGCGCGTATTCCTTTGGTCCGGGCTCGCAGGGTCATGCCCCAGGAACAGGTCGCTGCCGTCGTATGCGCCGACGATCTCGCGCGCATACGGGTCGAGCAGCACCTTGGCGGCGTTGAACCGCTGCCCCTTGTGCGGCGCCCAGGGGCCGTGCACTCGATAGCCGTAGACCAGCCCGGCGCGTCCGCTCGGCAGCAGGCCGTGCCAGACGCCATCGGCGAAGGAGGGCAGCCGGATGCGTTGCTGCTCGTTGCGGCCCGTCGCGTCGAACAGGCAAAGCTCGACAGCCTCGGCGTTCGGCGCCACGAGCGCAAAGTTCACGCCGTTTGGCGAAAGCGTTGCGCCAAGGGGAAAGGGGGAGCCTGTATTCAGCATCGTTCGATCAAGCCAATACCCACATCACCGTGGCCAAGGGCGGCACGCTGATTTCAATTGCATGGTCTTTCCCGTGCCAGCGGGTCGATGAACTCTCGACCACGCCATTGCCCACACCGCTGCCGCCGTACACCGCGGCATCGGTGTTGATGGCCTCGCGGTACGCGCCTGCCGCAGGCACCCCCAGCCGATAGCCGTGACGCGGCAGCGGCGTGAAGTTGCACACCGCCACCACGAACGAGCCGTCGCGCGCCCGGCGCACGAAGGCGAACACCGACTGGTCGGCATCGTCGTGCACGATCCACTCGAAGCCGGCTCTTTCGGTGTCCAGCTCGTACAGGGCAGGGAAGTGCCGGTACACATTGTTCAGGTCGCGCACCAGACGGCGCACCCCCTGGTGCATCGGGTGCTCCAGCAGGTGCCAGTCCAGGCTGCGGTCCGCGTTCCATTCGGCCACCTGGGCGAATTCGCTCCCCATGAAAAGCAGCTTCTTTCCCGGGTAGGCCCACAGGTAGCCGTAGAGGTTGCGCAGCCCCGCGAACTTCTGCCATTCGTCGCCGGGCATGCGCCCGAACATCGAACCCTTGCCGTGCACCACCTCGTCGTGCGACAGCGGCAGCACGAAGTTCTCGCTGTGCGCATACATCAACCCGAAGGTGATCTGCTGGTGATGGTGCTTGCGATGAACCGGGTCGGTGCCCGCATAGGCGAGCGTATCGTTCATCCAGCCCATGTTCCATTTGTAGTGAAAGCCCAGGCCGCCGTCTTCGGGCGGCCGGGTCACGCCCGGAAAACTCGTCGACTCCTCGGCCAGCGTGATGGCGCCCGGCCGCTCCACGCCCACCACGTGGTTCATGCGACGCAGGAAGCCGATGGCCTCGAGGTTCTCGCGTCCGCCATAGGCGTTGGGCACCCACTCGCCGGCCTTGCGGCTGTAGTCGCGGTAGAGCATGGAAGCCACCGCATCGACGCGCAGGCCATCCACGCCGTAGCGTTCGAGCCAGTACAGCGCATTGCCGACCAGGTAGTTGCGCACTTCGGTGCGCGCGTAGTTGAAGATGAGCGTCTTCCAGTCGTTGTGAAAGCCTTCGCGCGGATCGGCATACTCGTAGAGCGCGGTGCCGTCGAAGCGGCCGAGGCCGTGCGCATCGGTCGGAAAGTGCGCGGGCACCCAATCGAGGATGACGCCCAGCCCCGCCGCATGCGCGGTTTCGACAAAGTGGCGAAAGTCGCCCGGCGTGCCGAAGCGCGAGGTGGGTGCATACAGCCCGATGGGCTGGTAGCCCCACGAGCCGTCGAACGGATGCTCGCTGACCGGCAGCAGCTCGATGTGCGTGAAGCCCATGTCGCGCGCATACGGCACCAGCGTTTCGGCCAGCTCGCGGTAGTCC
Proteins encoded in this region:
- the glgB gene encoding 1,4-alpha-glucan branching protein GlgB codes for the protein MPPMLLPEREARALMRAEHGDPFAVLGPHETRDGLQVRALLPGAHSVAVMHTRTGWPLAMLARQDGTDIFSGLVPAAEALLGYSFQVDWGTHTSRLEDPYRFPFVLGETDVWLLAEGTHLRPWERLGAHLREMDGVKGVAFAVWAPNARRVSVVGDFNNWDGRRHMMRLRRECGVWEIFAPQVATGDSYEFEILSSEGEVLRKADPFAFSSRLRPETACVVAPLPAPVAMPPERTAANGRDAPVSIYEVHLGSWRRKNGHEWLDYRELAETLVPYARDMGFTHIELLPVSEHPFDGSWGYQPIGLYAPTSRFGTPGDFRHFVETAHAAGLGVILDWVPAHFPTDAHGLGRFDGTALYEYADPREGFHNDWKTLIFNYARTEVRNYLVGNALYWLERYGVDGLRVDAVASMLYRDYSRKAGEWVPNAYGGRENLEAIGFLRRMNHVVGVERPGAITLAEESTSFPGVTRPPEDGGLGFHYKWNMGWMNDTLAYAGTDPVHRKHHHQQITFGLMYAHSENFVLPLSHDEVVHGKGSMFGRMPGDEWQKFAGLRNLYGYLWAYPGKKLLFMGSEFAQVAEWNADRSLDWHLLEHPMHQGVRRLVRDLNNVYRHFPALYELDTERAGFEWIVHDDADQSVFAFVRRARDGSFVVAVCNFTPLPRHGYRLGVPAAGAYREAINTDAAVYGGSGVGNGVVESSSTRWHGKDHAIEISVPPLATVMWVLA